A single genomic interval of Hydractinia symbiolongicarpus strain clone_291-10 chromosome 8, HSymV2.1, whole genome shotgun sequence harbors:
- the LOC130653872 gene encoding uncharacterized protein LOC130653872 translates to MRGFIIALLCFIPSVWSDFKWSSKEYSEQAAKTTCNPLKREDSKTLKQHSRTANFTELGKVLDVETCGILCCEVESCDLALFENDHCYAVQCSDLSSCEMVSSQAKSQIITFTRKSGSDVWTNGDQGKSKNAGPSDQENKTKIVTKQAAVQKSSIPEITTVSSENKGSVITLSNKDNKVESPMDALLHKEVTMVRDKQKQNDESAKKETVNRKMPTGNVGEKIQDITEHYLKAEEKSDMTALQENETSVTHTKAKNHRRDLRHTLISPITIGAFTCMTVIAVSGFAMAIIKYQRERKEFEDKQTQEP, encoded by the exons ATGAGAGGGTTTATTATAGCCCTGCTATGTTTTATTCCCTCAGTATGGTCGG ATTTCAAATGGTCCTCCAAAGAATATTCAGAACAGGCCGCCAAAACAACATGCAATCCGCTGAAAAGAGAAGATTCGAAGACGTTAAAACAACATAGTAGAACAGCTAATTTTACTGAACTTGGAAAAGTTTTGGATGTTGAG ACATGTGGCATTCTTTGTTGCGAAGTCGAGTCATGTGATTTGGCCTTGTTTGAAAATGACCATTGTTACGCCGTTCAATGTTCGGATTTGTCGAGTTGTGAAATGGTTTCGTCTCAAGCAAAGTCTCAAATTATAACGTTTACAAGAAAATCGGGAAGTGACGTATGGACAAATG GAGATCAAGGAAAAAGTAAAAACGCTGGTCCCTCTGACCAAGAAAACAAGACGAAAATAGTTACGAAACAAGCAGCGGTTCAGAAAAGTTCTATACCTGAAATCACCACAGTCTCAAGTGAAAATAAAG GTTCTGTTATCACCTTATCAAATAAAGACAATAAAGTGGAATCTCCAATGGATGCCCTGTTACATAAAGAAGTTACCATGGTGAGAGATAAACAGAAACAAAATGATGAATCAGCTAAAAAAGAAACAGTAAATAGAAAGATGCCGACGGGTAATGTCGGAGAAAAAATACAAGATATCACAGAACATTATTTGAAAGCTGAAGAAAAAAGTGATATGACGGCGTTGCAAGAAAATGAAACTAGTGTCACACATACTAAG GCTAAAAACCATCGTCGGGATCTACGCCATACGTTGATTTCGCCTATAACCATTGGAGCATTCACGTGTATGACCGTTATAGCTGTGAGCGGCTTTGCTATGGCTATCATCAAGTATCAACGCGAACGAAAAGAATTTGAAGATAAACAAACGCAAGAACCATAG